GTTTCATCATTTGGGGTTGTGAGCATGCCCACAAAGTTTGGAGTCATTTGGAAGAAGTTggcaatgtaaagttgttcaaacttgaatCTGAACAGAGATGGTTTTGGGGTACTTTGGTGATCCAAAACAATTTGGATTGAGCTGAAAATCCGCAAGGTCTTCATATTATGCATATGTGACTTGCTAGAATTTTCCTGGAATGTTTAGagaatatttcctttgtaaattttcaaaagcttgaaatgtccagaaagggtttttgtgggatttgtccaatattttgaacatgaccatgtgttgaaactcttatatatggacaatatatgtcctattatttttcctaaattttctcaaatatttttgagacagttaaataattttaacctattaaagaccatttctggtcctaagaaaaagcctttaaataaaatagaaaaaaacttttaaaattatatttttgtggtttatgggagtccTATACCTAATAGGTTTCAAATATACATTTTTAAAGATTTTACATACCCCAAGTCAAGTACTTGCGgtgcaaatctcaattcaggggtttttggaaaactaatttttgaaaatactatttggccaaattatttttgtaagaaaatactataCTGTTCTATACACATGTTATGATCATTGGGCAGAAGTTTGGAGCAAGGGGATGAAGTATAGAAGGTGAAGCTATGTTGACCTTAAAGAGCGCTTGAAATCACAGAGAGAAAAACCAACTCCAAGTAAAAAGCCAAATGATGCAAAAGGTTTTTGTTGGTCCAAATTTTCATGCTTTATTAATGCAAATGACATGTTACAAAATGCAGGGTGTGACAGATGGCCGTACAACATGGTCAGCAACCGCGTTTAGCCTATTAGTCGCCACTTTGGTGAAGATATTGAAGCTGACATTAAGGAGGCAGATTGGTCTATACTGCTGGATCCGGTTAGCCTCCTTAGTCTTTGGCAACAAAACAATCTCGCCAAAATTTAGTCTGGATAGGTCAAGCTGGCCGGCGTGAAGAGACTCGAATAATTGCATCAGGTCATTCTTGATGACAACCCAGAAGTTCTGATAGAACTCTGCGGGGAAGCCATCAGGGCCTGGAGCTTTGTTATGTTCCACTTGAAACACCGCAGCTCGCACCTCCTCTTCAGAGAAAGGTGTCGTGAGGATATCATTCTCTTCTGCCGTGACTTGTGGAATATCATTTGTTCGGGTCTCATCAAGAGTGAAGTAGGCATGGATAGAAGTAGGCAGCTAAATTTGGATCTGAATTTTGTGTAGCCGCCGAGGTCACAGGGCTCGCAGGACAGGTAAGCAAGTTGGCATATGGATGAGGGATGGCTATAATGTGGGACCGCCACTGTATTGATACTGTTTCCAACATGTACATCAGTACACATCGATTGAGGTCGTGTACTCACCAACCAAATACACATAGTTCGCTTTGTTGACCAGGCAGATACTGCACGAATCTCCGACCAACATCACGTGATGTCGGATTACCCGGTAGAAACCTGGACCGCTAGAAAAACCACTCTCGGTACATGACCATGTTCAAACTCTGAAGTGTCTGAAAACGCAAAAAATCTAATAGCTCTTGAGTGTTGTCCATTTATCTTCAGAAAATAGCACGTTTTAGTTTTGCTTGCACCCTTGCCTTCTTGAGGAGCTATGTTTCAAGCTGGCGGTGGTGGCAGAGGTAGTGTTGTAGTTCTGCGTTGAGACACTGTATTCATAGGTGTGTGACCATTTGTGTCAGTATGCTCACAACAAATAGATTCGTGAACTTGAGAAGAAGAGGGACAAGGTTGATCGGTGGTGCCACGCTAACGGAGAAGCGACATCATGGTGTAGGCGCGTCCCAAGTCCAACTCGCCCTAGTGGCCTTGTCCAGATTTGCGCGGATCTGAGCCATGTCACTGCATGCCGAGCTCACATCACTATACGGAGCCGCGCGTGACCCCCCTCCAACCAAAAGGTGTGGCTGAGACCGGGCTTTTATCTATCTAACTCTAGCAGACCCTTTAAAATCGCAAACTGTAAAACTGAGATACGGGTCAAAAAAATGCAATTTAAGGGTTCATTTTAGCTACACCGAACAGATACTGTAAAACAAACTGTAAAACTGGGATAAAGACCTCCTTCCTCcagtccggccgccgccgcccttccCCAACCGGCCACGCCCAACCCCGTCGGCCGCGCCCCATCACCACACCGGCCATGCCCCGTCGCCTCCGCCGTCCGCGCGTTGCTCTATTGCCAGCCTCGCCGACCGAGCCGTAGCCCTTTGCCTGCCGCGCCGGGAGGATTCCGGCGGCCAGGCTGAGGTCATGGGAGGCCATGGCGATGTCGAGCTCATCCAATTTGAACCGGCGGCAATCAATGGTGGCGTCTAGCGGCCTTTTTCGGTGTGCGGTGATGAATTCCGGCGAGTTTAGGGCGGATTCTGGCAAACTCCGCGGCGGCGTGTTTGGTCTAACGAGGTTTGACCGGTATACAGGGGCCCCTCGGCTCGGCCTTCCAACCTCCAATCATAAGGGTTTCGGATATGCATTTTCGGTGGCCCTTAAAAAATTTACGGGTTGGGACCATTTTTACGGTTTTTGTTCTAGACACTTTTTTTATCAAAACTGTAAAACGCATAAATTATAAAGGTTTGACCACTTATACGGGGTCTAGCAGAGATGCTCTAAGAAAAATCTCGAGTGCCCATCGATGTATCATTTCCCAACTTGCGAACTGATGGATGTGCTCTATAATAAATCAACTGATTATTACTACGTCACAACACTTACATCCACAGGTCTAGCAAGAGGTAGGCAACGTATCACTTTCCGCGGCTCCAGTTTTTCTCACTTGATGCAACGTGCTGCTTGTCGCCTTGCCTGCCAGCAAGATAGATTTTCCATGGCTCACCAGCTCGCGTCAACGAGATATTCCAACGCGGAAGATTCTTCGCTCGACCATACAGATGAGATGACTGAGCCCCTCCACACAACCGTTTGCATTATCGTGACCAGTTCTATTCTGAGTCCCTCCCTCATCTGATCGACCATCCACCCCGTCCTCAGTCCACCGCCTCGTCACATACTCACAGTTCCATACTTCCATTCTCCTTCTACTCAGCTTCTCTGCAACAAAGGCACCGCCGCCTCGAGTCGCTGGCGAGTCGGAAGAAGGGGGCTTAAGCTCCATCAAGGATGGCAACAAGTGCGACGATGGGGGTGATGAACCCGCTCCTCGGCAAGCTCAGCCAGCTGCTCGGCGAGGAGTACAAGAAGCTCACGGGGGTCAGGAAGCAGGCCTCCTTCCTCAAGGACGAGCTCAGCGCCATGAAAGCTCTCCTTGACAAGATGGAGCTCATGGACAAGCTCGATCCCTCGGCTAAGGACTGGAGGGACCACATCAGGGAGATGTCCTATGATATGGAGAACTGCATCGATGACTTCATTCATGACATTGAAGGTGCCGGTGCAAAGAAAGGCTTCGCCAGGAAGATGGCTCAACGACTTAGAAGGTTGGGGAGGCGTCATCAGATCGCCAGCCGCATAGAGGACCTCAAGGTTCTCGCGGTGGAAGCAAATGCTCGGCGTCAGAGGTGCAAGATTGATGATTGCATCAGTTCGAGTAACAAAATCGTGGTTGTGGATCCTCGAATTTCGGCGCTCTATAAGGAGGCAACATGCCTTGTTGGTATTGATGGACCGAGAGAAGAGCTTGTCAGTTTGCTGATGGATTCCCAGAAGAAACTCAAAGTGGTTTCCATCGTAGGGTTTGGAGGTTTGGGTAAAACCACGCTTGCCAAACAAGTGTATGATAAGGTTGGAGGACAGTTTAATTGCAAAGCATTTTTCTCAGTCTCCCAAAGGCCAGATGTGAAAATCCTTCTCAGTGGCCTATAAAAAGAGCTTGGGATGGGGGATACCTCTAGTGCTTGCGAGTTGCAAGGTATTATTGATCGCCTTAGAGAGCACCTCAAACATAAGAGGTATTTTTTCTTCTATACTCACTAATGCTTGCATGGGCGAGTTCTTAATAATTGTGTGACAACAAAATTTAGGGTTGAATCTGAGATTTCCTTCTATTTAAATCCCTAGTTTCCTACGGCATTTCTTTTCCCCCCTTAAATGTTGAAACACACATGTCATCATTTCTCACTATCCTTAGTTTCCTTCATTTTAGTTTTGATTCTTTCCTATGTATTccttccgttcctaaatatagggtGTATAGTTTTTGGCACCGAAATTAAAGAACGCACGTGGAGGGAAAAATTCATAAGTTTTGAGCGAGATTACACCTGAATAATTGACATGAGAAAATAGAGGAGATTGCCAGGTATAAGTAAATGTAATCAAATCCCTAAAAACGTTATCCAAATGAGTGTGCAATGCAATACATCTTATATTTCGGGGTTTTTTCTCAAAAAActatacaccttatatcaaggaacggagggagtaccttttAACCATAAGCTGATATAATGTATGAATACCTCGTGAATTTTTTTAACAGGTACTTCATTGTAGTCGATGACTTGTGGGATCAATCAGCATGGAATAGTATTAGTTGTGCCTTTCCGGAAAATGGTGATGGAAGCAGAGTAATAGTAACCACACGAATGGAAGACATAGCTATTGGCGTGTGTTACAGTAACCGTGCCTGCATTTACAGAATGAAGCGACTCGAAGAGCAAGACTCAAGAAGATTACTTTTTAATAAAGTATTTGGGCCCGAAAATGTCTGCCAACCACAGTATAAAGAAATTTCAACTCAAATTATCAAGAAGTGTGGCGGATTGCCACTTGCAATTATCACAATAGCTAGCCTATTAGCTAGCCACGAAGCAAGACCGTTGAGTGAATGGGAGAGCATAAAGAATTCTCTTGGTGCCAATTCTGCCACAAAACCCACCTTGGAAGAGATGAGGGGTATACTGAACCTTAGCTACATGCATCTTCCTATTTATCTTCGGCCATGTTTTTTGTATCTTGGCATGTACCCGGAAGACCGTGAGATTCCGAGGGATGAGCTAGTTCGGCAATGGATGGCCGAAGGTTTTGTTTGTAGTTCGCATAGAGCGGATCTGGATGATGTTGCAAAAAGTTATTTCAATGAGCTTCTCAATAGAAGTATGATTCAGCCCGGAAGAACATCTTATGGGGAGGTATTTTCTTGCAGAGTGCACGATGTGATGCTTGATTTGATCCTAAGCAAGAGTATGGAAGATAACTTTATCAGTGTAGCATATAACTATGaagacatggcaagattgcacaGTTGGAAGTACAAGGTTCGTCGATTATCCCTCCAATCAGGTGTAGGTGGTCCAACATCGGAGACCCTTGCTACTAGCATGACACAAGTTCGATCATATGCATGGTTTGGAGAATCCCAATACACTCCTCCCCTTTCACAGTTTAAGTATCTACGGGTGCTTGCCTTTGAATTCCCTTTGCTTTTGGAAACCACAGTTGACCTCACTGCAATCGGCCATTTGTTTTTACTAAGATATTTAAATGTCTCGGCCTCATCAGCAGTCATAGTGTTCCCGACAAAAATTCAAGGGCTTGTGCATTTGCAAACTCTTGTGGTATATTGCGAGCGGACGCAAAGCTTTCCTTCAGACATAAGTTGTTTGGCCAACTTGTTTCATTTGATGCTTCCAAGAGATATAGCGTTGCCTGAAGGTATCATGAAGATGAAATCACTCCGCACCCTGCATTGTCGGGACATGTCGAAGAGTTTGCTGGAGGATATCAAAGGCCTTGGTGAGCTGACCAATCTGAAGGAATTGTACTTAGACACGAACAAAAACAATTGCTTGACGTTGGAACAAGAGGATGCTTTGGTCTCCTCCATCGGAATGCTCCAAGAACTCAAGATCCTTAAGCTCAAGTGGGTGCGTGGATGGAGCGACACTATGAGCCAGCTGGACTCATTACATGATCCTCCTCATCGTCTCGAGGTACTCTATCTGCCACATTGGGATTTCAGAAGAGTTCCCACATGGATCGGTGAACTATGTTGCCTCCAGATGCTCGATCTGAACGTGTTGCACCTGTCGAGTGATGAGGTTCGTGTTCTTGGTGAGCTCCCCTCCCTCGTCTATGTCAGGCTCTATGTGTCAGATGTCTCGCAAGACAAAGTTGTGGTTGGCATGGGGTTGTTCCCAGTTCTGGAGCACTTTTTGTTTCAGTCTAAGGAAGATGTCAATCCGTACCTGAGCTTCGAGGCAGGAGCTATGTCCAAGCTACAAAAACTCACCCTAGGATTCAGGAAAGATTGGAGAGGCTTGGAGTGCCTGCCCTGCCTCCAGAAAATCGAAGTGTTCACGAGGTACCCGCAGAAGCCGACTCTGATTTCAAGGGTGCCGCAAGGTGTACGGGCTGAAATCGAGTCTGCCTTCAAGGCTGCCGCAAGACTGCACCCAAGGCAACCCTCTGTCATTACATTCCTCTGTCTGTAACTTAATCGAGTCTGCCTTAGGGTGCCACAAGACTGCACCCATCCATTCGATCGATCCGCCTCTTGTCTGTAACTTAATTATTTTGTTTTCTCGAGCACTGTAAGTCGAACTGATGCATCTTCAGTTTTATTTTTTCAACGAATATTTCTGTCAGCGCAATTAACGCAGACAACAGAGTTTGGAAATGTTTCGTCCTAGTAAACCTTCCCTATGCATGCCTCGTCTGGGTCGATGTATGCGTGCATGTATACTTTTGGACGTGTTTAATTTTGACGCACGTACTGACTGATTGGAAGTGCGTCGGCGTCATTGTTTTGATGCTGTAAAATGTTTCCAGGCTGCGCAGCTGGTGAAAATGCTACTACTATACTGAAGGCGTTGCTTTTATTGCCTCGGCAGCAGAACGTCGCATTTATCATAGAACATTAAAAATACAGCTTTAAAACATTTCAGCGCATACATCGCAGAATTTCTGGTTTCAAGTTTTGAAATCTACGTAGTACTGTAGCTTCTGCCATAATGGGAAA
The sequence above is a segment of the Aegilops tauschii subsp. strangulata cultivar AL8/78 chromosome 6, Aet v6.0, whole genome shotgun sequence genome. Coding sequences within it:
- the LOC109765000 gene encoding LOW QUALITY PROTEIN: disease resistance protein RGA5 (The sequence of the model RefSeq protein was modified relative to this genomic sequence to represent the inferred CDS: substituted 1 base at 1 genomic stop codon); the protein is MATSATMGVMNPLLGKLSQLLGEEYKKLTGVRKQASFLKDELSAMKALLDKMELMDKLDPSAKDWRDHIREMSYDMENCIDDFIHDIEGAGAKKGFARKMAQRLRRLGRRHQIASRIEDLKVLAVEANARRQRCKIDDCISSSNKIVVVDPRISALYKEATCLVGIDGPREELVSLLMDSQKKLKVVSIVGFGGLGKTTLAKQVYDKVGGQFNCKAFFSVSQRPDVKILLSGLXKELGMGDTSSACELQGIIDRLREHLKHKRYFIVVDDLWDQSAWNSISCAFPENGDGSRVIVTTRMEDIAIGVCYSNRACIYRMKRLEEQDSRRLLFNKVFGPENVCQPQYKEISTQIIKKCGGLPLAIITIASLLASHEARPLSEWESIKNSLGANSATKPTLEEMRGILNLSYMHLPIYLRPCFLYLGMYPEDREIPRDELVRQWMAEGFVCSSHRADLDDVAKSYFNELLNRSMIQPGRTSYGEVFSCRVHDVMLDLILSKSMEDNFISVAYNYEDMARLHSWKYKVRRLSLQSGVGGPTSETLATSMTQVRSYAWFGESQYTPPLSQFKYLRVLAFEFPLLLETTVDLTAIGHLFLLRYLNVSASSAVIVFPTKIQGLVHLQTLVVYCERTQSFPSDISCLANLFHLMLPRDIALPEGIMKMKSLRTLHCRDMSKSLLEDIKGLGELTNLKELYLDTNKNNCLTLEQEDALVSSIGMLQELKILKLKWVRGWSDTMSQLDSLHDPPHRLEVLYLPHWDFRRVPTWIGELCCLQMLDLNVLHLSSDEVRVLGELPSLVYVRLYVSDVSQDKVVVGMGLFPVLEHFLFQSKEDVNPYLSFEAGAMSKLQKLTLGFRKDWRGLECLPCLQKIEVFTRYPQKPTLISRVPQGVRAEIESAFKAAARLHPRQPSVITFLCL